Within the Streptomyces sp. YIM 121038 genome, the region GCGACCAGCTCGGCGGCGATCTCGTCCGTGCGGTCGGTGGAGGGGCCGAGTGCGACGACGACCTCCATCTCACCCGCGTACTCCTGCTTGAGGATCGCGTGGACGGCTTCGCGCAGATGCCGCTCCTCGTTGAGGACCGGCATGATCACGGAGACGGCGGGAGGCTGACCGTCAGAATTCACGTGCGGAGTTTCCTTCTCGTCTCGCGGCCCGGGTTCCCGGGGGACGCCCCCGGAGAATGCAGCATCGGGCGTCACGTTACCGCGAACGGGGGACACGGGCGCGCGCCGTCCGGGTCGCTACCCCGGGCCGCAGATCGTATGGGCCTACGGTTCTGGCGTCCCCCGGCTCACGCCGCGACCGCGGAGGTGTCCTCGCACGTGCCCGCACCGCACCGCTCCCCCGCCCCGCCCCCGCGCCGACCCCACCCGCCGCGGCCGCCGCGCCCCCCGGCCCGACCGGCGGCCCGGCGGACGCGGCGGCCGCGCTGGGCGATGCGGATCGCGACGGCGCTGTCCGTCACGGTGCTGGGCGCCGCCGGGATCGGGCATTCCGTGGTGTCCAGCCTGGACACCGGCATCAGGCGCGTCGACGCCTTCAAGGACATGAAGAACCGGCCCGAGGGCAGCCACGGCACGAACGTGCTGCTCGTCGGCACGGACGGGCGCGACCGGATCAGCCGCGCGGAGAAGAGGAAGTACCGGCTCGGCGGCGCCCCCTGCCACTGCACGGACACGATCATGATCGTGCACATCTCGGAGGACCGGGAGCGCGCCAGCGTGGTGAGCCTGCCCCGGGACTCGTACGCGGAGCTGCCGCCGCACGTCGACCAGAACTCGCGCAAGCACCACAGGTCGCACCCCGTGAAGATCAACGCGGCGTACGCGGAGGGCGGCCCCAACCTCACGGTCCGCACGGTCGAGCGCATGACGAAGGTGAAGATCGACCACTATCTGGAGGTCGACTTCACCAGCTTCATGAAGACCGTCGACGTCGTCGGCGGCGTGGAGATCTGCACCGCGATCCCCCTGAAGGACTCCTACACGGGCCTCGACCTGTCCGTCGGTACGCACCAGCTCAGCGGGGGCCAGGCGCTGCAGTACGTCCGCTCGCGGCACATCGACGGGGCCGCCGACCTCGGGCGGATGCAGCGCCAGCAGCGGTTCCTCGCGGCGCTCATCGCGAAGGCCACGAGCAGCGGCGTGCTGTTGAATCCGGTCAAGTTCCGCGACGTCTCGAAGACGCTGCTCGGCTCGGTGCGGGCCGACGACGGCTTCGGTACGACGGACATGCTGGCGCTCGGCCGGGCCATGCGGAACTTCTCGCCCTCGTCGTCGGAGTTCACGACCGTGCCGCTGGCGCCCAAGGGGCAGCTGATCCCCGGTGTCGGGTCGACGCTGAAGTGGGACCCGCAGAAGTCCGCGAAGCTGTTCCAGGCGCTGCGCGACGACAAGCCGCTGGCTCCGCACCGGGAGCGGCGGAAGGCGGCGCTCGTGCCGGTCTCCCCCGGGCAGATCCGGGTGCAGGTCGACAACGGCACGCGGACGTCCGGGCTCGGGCGGCGGGTGGACTCGGCGCTGCGCAAGTCCGGCTTCCGCACCTCCGGGGTGCCCGGCTCCGTCCCCCTCGCCCCCGGCGCCGGGCCCCTCGCCCGCACGGTCGTCGCCTACGACCCGCGCTGGGACCGCTCCGCGAAGTCCCTGGCCACCGCGTTGCCCGGCTGCGAGATGCGGCGGGTGAACGGGCAGGGGCCGACGCTGAAGGTGCTGGCCGGGGCGGATTTCCGCGGGGTCCGCGCGGTCCGGGCGGAGGACGCCCACCAGGGCGAGTTCGGCGCCATCACCGGCGACCAGGTGATCTGCCCCTGACCCCGGGGACCTCCGGTCCGCTGGGGCCTCACGGATGCCGCGCCCCCACCGGCCCCGTGGGACGCGACGCGCGGGCGCTCCGCGTCGGGGCCGGGCCTCGCGCAGCCGGGGAGGGACGGGTGGGCGGGTGGGAGAACCGCCGCGGTAGCGGCGGAAACGGGGACGGCGCCACGCGCAGGCGCACCGCGTCGGGGCCCGGCCTCGCGCAGCCGGGGAGGGACGGGTGGGCGGGTGGGAGGAAGCCCCGGCGGGGAAGGCGGGGCCGGGGCTCAGTCCTCGTAGCCCTCCCGGGCCCGGGCTTCGCGGAGGTCCTTGATGGCCCGACGCCGGGCCAGCCGGTGGGTGCGGCGGATCTGCGCCTCCTGGTAGCGCCGCCGGTCCCGGTCGGTCTCGGGCTCGACCGGCGGCACGAGCCGCGGCTTGCCGTCGGCGTCGACCGCGGCGAAGACCAGGTACGCGGAGCCCACCTGCTGCGCGGGCGTCGACTCGTTCCAGCGCTCGGCGAGCACCCGTACGCCGACCTCCATGGAGGTGCGCCCGGTCCAGTTGACCTGGGCTTTCACATGGACGAGGTCGCCGACGCGCACGGGCGAGAGGAAGGCCATCTCGTCCATGGAGGCGGTCACCGCGGGCCCGCCGGAGTGGCGCCCGGCGACGGCGCCCGCCGCGTCGTCCACGAGCTTCATGATCACGCCACCGTGCACCGTGCCGAGGAGGTTGGTGTCGGCGTGGGTCATGATGTGGCTGAGGGTGGTGCGGGACACCGAGGTCGGCTTGCCCGGAATCTCCGGCTCCGGAGCAGTGGCCTGATCTGTCATGCCCTCCACCCTATGTCGCCGGGGGCATCGTGCCGGTTACGGGCGCATTGCCACAGCTCTGCAACAGGCGTGACCCGAAATCACGCCCTCCCTGTAAGGGAGGGCTCGCGGCACTGCACACTAAGCCACATGAGCGATTGGCCAGACGCGCGGAACGGCAACAACGGGGACCGCCACGGGTACGGCAGCGGCAACGCACAGCCCGAGGGCGCCCGCGTGATGCGCCACGTCCAGCGGCCCGACGGAGTCCCGCGCCAGCCCTCGTACGACGACAACGTGTACGACGACCTGTACCGCGACCAGCGGGCCCAGCCCGGGCAGCAGCACGGCCAGCAGCACGCCCAGGGCCCCGGCGGCCCGGAGGGCTACGACAGCGGCTACAACACCGGCCAGGTGTACGGCTCGCCCGGCGGGCCCCGCCGCGGCCAGGCGCCCGGCGGCCCGCAGGGACCGGGCGGCCCGCCCGCCCCGCCGCGCCCGAAGCCCCCGGTGAACTGGAAGAAGCGGATCACCTGGGGCCTGGTGACGTTCCTCGCGCTGCTGATCGTGGTCTCCGTGAGCACGTACTTCTGGGCGGACTCCAAGCTCAAGCGCGAGGTCGACCTGTCGAAGGTGATCGAGCGGCCCGCGGGCGGCAAGGGCACGAACTACCTGATCGTCGGCTCGGACAGCCGCGCGGGCATGTCCGACGAGGAGAAGAAGAAGCTCCACACCGGCTCGGCCGAGGGCAAGCGGACCGACTCGATGATGATCCTGCACGTCGCGGACGACGGCGGGAACACGATGGTCTCGCTGCCGCGCGACTCGAACGTCACGATCCCGTCCTTCAAGGGAGCCGAGTCCGGCAAGCTCTACCCGGCCACGGGCCGCCAGACGAAGCTGAACGCCGCGTACGCCGAGGACGGCCCCGAGCTGCTCGTCCGGACCGTCGAGGCCAACACGGGCCTGCGCATCGACCACTACGCGGAGATCGGCTTCGGCGGCTTCGCGAAGATCGTGGACTCGGTCGGCGGCGTCGAGATGAACATCCCCAAGGACTTCAAGGACAAGTGGTCGGGCGCCGACTTCAAGAAGGGCAAGCAGAAGCTGAGCGGCCAGGAGGCGCTCGCCTTCGTCCGCACCCGGCACGCCTTCGGCAGCGACCTGGAGCGTACGAAGAACCAGCAGAAGTTCCTCTCGGCCCTCGCCCACCAGGTGGCGACGCCCGGCACCGTCATGAATCCGTTCAAGCTCTACCCCACGATGGGCGCGGGCCTGGACACGCTGATCGTCGACAAGGACATGGGCCTGTTCGACGTGGCGTCGATGTTCTGGGCGATGAAGGGCGTCACGGGCGGCGACGGCAAGTCCATGAACATGCCGATCTCGGGCTCGGTCGGCAGCAACCTCGTCTGGGACAAGGCGAAGGTCAAGCAGCTCGTCGAGCAGCTCAACAACGACGAGACGGTGACCGTGTCGGACAACTGACCGGACACCCGAAGCCCGCGGGCCCCGCCGTCACCGACGGCGGGGCCCGCGGCGTTCCGGCGGCGGCATACCCCGAACGCTCCGCCCGCCGCGAAGCCGCGGGCTCGCCGTGCGACGGTGGTGGACCAGCGAGAAAGTGCCCACCGGACCGCGGAGCTGCCATGGCGGACCTGCAGGACGAATTCGACACCACCGCAGAGGCCGGAGAGCTCGACCGGCTGCCGGACGCCGTACCGGGCGCCGGGGCGGCCGAGCCCGAGCCCGGCGCGCGCCTAGACGACGCCGACGGGCGGGCCCGTGCCCTGCTGGCCGCCCATCCCGTCGCCGACGGCTACAGCGGCCTGCCGTGGGCGCTGCGCGGCCTTCCGTACTGCGACCTGGAGCCCGGCGACAGCTGTTTGGAGACCGATGTGCCAAGGCTGAGAGCGGGTGCGGTCGGCGCGCAGTTCTGGTCGCTGCACGTGCCCGAGGACCTCGCCGGTGACCGTGCGGTGAGCGCGACCCTCGAACAGCTCGACCTGGTGCGCCACGTCGTCACCCGCTACGGCGACGACCTGCGGCTCGCCCGGGACGCCTCCGAGGCCGCCGACGCCCGCAACCACGGCCGCGTCGCCACCGTCGTCGGCCCGGCGAGCGCCCGCGCCATCGGCGACTCGCTGGGCGCGCTGCGCTCGCTGCACGCGCTCGGCCTGAGCGTCCTCACGCTCGCCGGTACGTCGTGGGCGGGCGGGGACGGGCTGAGCGCCTTCGGCGAGGAGGTCGTACGGGAGATGAACCGGCTCGGCGTCCTCGCCGATCTGTCCGGGGCGCCCGAGGAGACCGCGCGCCGGGTGCTCTCGGTGTCCAGGGCGCCGGTCCTGTTCACCCGGTCCGGGGCGCGGGCGCTGTGCGAGCACCCCGCGAACCTCGGTGACGACCTGCTCGCCGCCGTGGGCGCGGCGAAGGGCCTGTGCCTGGTGCCGTTCGCGACCGAGCAGACGGGGACCTCGGTACGGGACGTCGTGAGCCATCTGGAGCACGTGCGCCGGATCGCGGGGCCGGAGTGCGTGGGGATCGCGGGCACGTACGACACCACGGCCGCGCACCCCGAGGAGCTCGACGACGCCTCGCGCTTCCCCCGGCTCGTCACCGAGCTGCTCGGGCAGGGCTGGAGCGATGCCGAGATCGGGGCGCTCACCTGGGGCAACGTCCAACGGGCGCTGCGCGGGGCGGACTTCACGGCCCGGGCGGCGCGGGAGCGCAGGGAGGCGTCGACGGCGACGATCGGCCGGCTCGACGGCTAGCCGGGCGGCGCCGGGCCCGGGTCAGGCCACCGGCCTGCCCATGGCGCGGTACGTCCAGCCTCCGGCGCGCCAGCGCTCCGGGTCGAGCGCGTTGCGCCCGTCCAGCAGGACGCGGTGTCCGGCGACGGCCCCGAGCGCCTCGGGGTCGAGGTCGCGGAACTCCCGCCACTCCGTGAGGTGCAGGACGACGTCGGCGCCCCGGACCGCCTCCTCGGCGGAGGCGGCGTACCCGAGGGTCGGGAAGAGGCGGCGGGCGTTGTCCATGCCCTTGGGGTCGTAGACGGTGACCTGGCCGCCCTGGAGGTGGATCTGCCCGGCGACGTTCAGGGCGGGCGAGTCGCGCACGTCGTCCGAGTCGGGCTTGAAGGTGGCGCCGAGGACGGCCACCCGCTTGCCGAGGAAGGAGCCGCCGCCGACGGCCTCGCGGGCCAGCTCCACCATGTGTCCGCGGCGGCGCATGTTGATGGAGTCGACCTCGCGCAGGAAGGTGAGGGCCTGGTCGGCGCCCAGCTCGCCGGCGCGCGCCATGAACGCGCGGATGTCCTTGGGCAGACAGCCGCCGCCGAAGCCGATCCCGGCGCGCAGGAACTTGGCGCCGATGCGGTCGTCGTACCCGAGGGCCTCGGCCAGCTTCACCACGTCGCCGCCCGCGGCCTCGCACACCTCGGCCATGGCGTTGATGAAGGAGATCTTCGTGGCGAGGAAGGAGTTCGCCGCCGTCTTCACGAGTTCGGCCGTGGGGAAGTCCGTCACGACGAAGGGGGTGCCCTCGGCGACGGGCTTCGCGTAGACGTCGCGGAGCAGCTTCTCGGCCCGCTCGCTGTCCACGCCGACCACGATCCGGTCCGGGTGCAGCGTGTCGTCCACGGCGAAGCCCTCGCGCAGGAACTCCGGGTTCCACGCCAGCTCCGTGCCCTCGGGAAGGAGCCCGGACAGGCGCTGGGCCGAGCCGACCGGCACCGTCGACTTGCCGACGACCAGCGCGCCCGGCTTCAGGTGCGGGGCGAGGGAGGAGAAGGCGGCGTCGACGTAGCTCATGTCGCAGGCGTACTCGCCGTGCTTCTGCGGGGTGTTCACGCAGACGAAGTGGACGTCGCCGAACTCCGCGGCCTCGGCGAAGTCCATCGTGAAGCGCAGCCGGCCGCTGGATCCCTCGATCCCGGCGACGTGGCGGCGCAGCAGCTCCTCCAGGCCGGGTTCGTACATGGGGACTTCGCCCCGCGTGAGCATCTCGATCTTCTCGGGCACGACGTCGAGCCCGAGGACCTCGAAGCCGAGCTCCGCCATGGCCGCGGCGTGCGTGGCGCCGAGGTAGCCGGTGCCGATCACGGTGATCTTCAGGGCCATGAAGTGCTCCAGAGGTGTACTGGCCGGGGTGCGCTGCCCGAGCATAGTCGGGGCGCGGTCAGGCGTGCCCAGGGCTCTCACCGGGCACGTTTCCCCCTGTCGTCAAGCTCACGTATCCGTGGCGCGGGCGGCACCCTAAAATTCGAGTACCCATCGTGTTACTTAACGGTAATTAGCAAGGGTGACTAGCGTCCACAGCGTCCTTGGAGCGTGAGAGACCTTGGCCGGATCGGCTGACTTCGACCTGTACCGCCCGTCCGATGAGCACGTCATGCTCCGCGACACGATCCGCTCGCTCGCCGAGTCGAAGATCGCGCCGTTCGCCGCCGCCGTGGACGAGGAGGCCCGCTTCCCGCAGGAGGCCCTGGACGCCCTGGTGGCCTCCGACCTGCACGCGGTGCACGTACCGGAGAGCTACGGCGGTGGCGGCGCCGACGCGCTCGCCACGGTCATCGTGATCGAGGAGGTGGCCCGCG harbors:
- a CDS encoding LCP family protein, with product MRIATALSVTVLGAAGIGHSVVSSLDTGIRRVDAFKDMKNRPEGSHGTNVLLVGTDGRDRISRAEKRKYRLGGAPCHCTDTIMIVHISEDRERASVVSLPRDSYAELPPHVDQNSRKHHRSHPVKINAAYAEGGPNLTVRTVERMTKVKIDHYLEVDFTSFMKTVDVVGGVEICTAIPLKDSYTGLDLSVGTHQLSGGQALQYVRSRHIDGAADLGRMQRQQRFLAALIAKATSSGVLLNPVKFRDVSKTLLGSVRADDGFGTTDMLALGRAMRNFSPSSSEFTTVPLAPKGQLIPGVGSTLKWDPQKSAKLFQALRDDKPLAPHRERRKAALVPVSPGQIRVQVDNGTRTSGLGRRVDSALRKSGFRTSGVPGSVPLAPGAGPLARTVVAYDPRWDRSAKSLATALPGCEMRRVNGQGPTLKVLAGADFRGVRAVRAEDAHQGEFGAITGDQVICP
- a CDS encoding acyl-CoA thioesterase, whose amino-acid sequence is MTDQATAPEPEIPGKPTSVSRTTLSHIMTHADTNLLGTVHGGVIMKLVDDAAGAVAGRHSGGPAVTASMDEMAFLSPVRVGDLVHVKAQVNWTGRTSMEVGVRVLAERWNESTPAQQVGSAYLVFAAVDADGKPRLVPPVEPETDRDRRRYQEAQIRRTHRLARRRAIKDLREARAREGYED
- a CDS encoding LCP family protein: MSDWPDARNGNNGDRHGYGSGNAQPEGARVMRHVQRPDGVPRQPSYDDNVYDDLYRDQRAQPGQQHGQQHAQGPGGPEGYDSGYNTGQVYGSPGGPRRGQAPGGPQGPGGPPAPPRPKPPVNWKKRITWGLVTFLALLIVVSVSTYFWADSKLKREVDLSKVIERPAGGKGTNYLIVGSDSRAGMSDEEKKKLHTGSAEGKRTDSMMILHVADDGGNTMVSLPRDSNVTIPSFKGAESGKLYPATGRQTKLNAAYAEDGPELLVRTVEANTGLRIDHYAEIGFGGFAKIVDSVGGVEMNIPKDFKDKWSGADFKKGKQKLSGQEALAFVRTRHAFGSDLERTKNQQKFLSALAHQVATPGTVMNPFKLYPTMGAGLDTLIVDKDMGLFDVASMFWAMKGVTGGDGKSMNMPISGSVGSNLVWDKAKVKQLVEQLNNDETVTVSDN
- a CDS encoding dipeptidase, encoding MADLQDEFDTTAEAGELDRLPDAVPGAGAAEPEPGARLDDADGRARALLAAHPVADGYSGLPWALRGLPYCDLEPGDSCLETDVPRLRAGAVGAQFWSLHVPEDLAGDRAVSATLEQLDLVRHVVTRYGDDLRLARDASEAADARNHGRVATVVGPASARAIGDSLGALRSLHALGLSVLTLAGTSWAGGDGLSAFGEEVVREMNRLGVLADLSGAPEETARRVLSVSRAPVLFTRSGARALCEHPANLGDDLLAAVGAAKGLCLVPFATEQTGTSVRDVVSHLEHVRRIAGPECVGIAGTYDTTAAHPEELDDASRFPRLVTELLGQGWSDAEIGALTWGNVQRALRGADFTARAARERREASTATIGRLDG
- a CDS encoding UDP-glucose/GDP-mannose dehydrogenase family protein; the protein is MALKITVIGTGYLGATHAAAMAELGFEVLGLDVVPEKIEMLTRGEVPMYEPGLEELLRRHVAGIEGSSGRLRFTMDFAEAAEFGDVHFVCVNTPQKHGEYACDMSYVDAAFSSLAPHLKPGALVVGKSTVPVGSAQRLSGLLPEGTELAWNPEFLREGFAVDDTLHPDRIVVGVDSERAEKLLRDVYAKPVAEGTPFVVTDFPTAELVKTAANSFLATKISFINAMAEVCEAAGGDVVKLAEALGYDDRIGAKFLRAGIGFGGGCLPKDIRAFMARAGELGADQALTFLREVDSINMRRRGHMVELAREAVGGGSFLGKRVAVLGATFKPDSDDVRDSPALNVAGQIHLQGGQVTVYDPKGMDNARRLFPTLGYAASAEEAVRGADVVLHLTEWREFRDLDPEALGAVAGHRVLLDGRNALDPERWRAGGWTYRAMGRPVA